TCAAGGGGATTTCCTGTAAATTGAGATTCCTTTTCTGCAAAAATGTGTGGTAGAGATTCATTGAGCGCTTTTCGATAATCTAGTTCAAATTCAATCTCCTCAGGTTGAATAAGAGGGGTCATTAAAAGATGAAAGAGATAATTTTTGATCAAATTAAAATACGCATCCACATTAAAGTAAGAGGAGGTATTGAAAAACTCATGAATTTTCTTAATACTTAATCTTTTTTGAATAGCAGAGATTAATAAAAAAGTATTGTGCCTTTGGATGACTAATGACAAAAATTCAGACAAAGGAAAATTTGGATGAGCAAAAGAATCGATTGGTAAACCTAAATCAAGTAGGGCATAGATCTCATTCAGAGATAGACGACTATTGACCAGGACAAAGAAAAACGGAGCTCGTCCCTCATTATCTTTAAAGAAATTGGCATAGGGAATGAGGGTTTTAATGACTTCGAAAGAAGTCTGTTTACAAGCAACATGAAAAGGGGTCAGTTCACAGATATCTTGATGGTTAACAAGCTCAGCTGCATTGTCCTTAATAAACAATTGGATGTGTTCTAGTTGAACATTTTTATTTAGGCATAGATGAAAGAGAGCGGTGCGTTTTTGACTGTCGCCTAATTCTCTTTTTACACCATTGCTGATTAAGCATTCCAAGAGATCTAAGTTAGAAATGCAAGCATGGTGCAAAGCGGATAAGCCTTTCGAATCTTGCTGATTGATTAAAGATGCAAAATCAGGGAATTTTTTTAGCGCTTCTATATAGAGCTCCAAAATTTCTCGGGGGAGTTCATGATTTTTGCAAATTTCAAATAGTGGCACTTTAGAGGCATCAGCTCCCCATTTAAGAAGAAGTTCTACGAGCTTAAAATTATTCGAACAAGCATTTAGCAGAGGTAATTCATTGTTTGTGCTTTTAAGTTCAAGATGTTCTTGAAGTGAAAGCGCTTCAGTCATCTCATCTGGAGAGGATTTTGTGATTTTTTTAATTAATCGTTCAAAATCTCGAGGGGTTGCATCAATATTTGTACAAATCAAGTGCAGGACTGAAAGTTTGTTTGTGGTAAGCGCATGGATATCCGATCTAGACTTTAAAAGTAACCGGATAAGGGACCTATTTTCAGCACAAGCCCAGTGGAGTAATGTGAAGTCCAATTTAAACTTATAAGAGGCAAATTGTTGTAATTGCTTGGGTGAAAACAGTTCTTTCAGAATTTTGGAATCAACTTTTGAATTTCTAATAAGGAGCTCTAGGCAAGTGAGGTACTCAGCGTTCGAGACGAAAAGATCAGATTCTTCTCTCAAAAGAAAGTTAAAAATTTGGCTGTCAAAGGGAGACTTTTGACAAATTAGATGAAGAGGAGTATTGCCATTTTTGTTTATTTGCAAACGAAGATGAGGCGTTTTTTTAATGATTTTTTTAATAAGACCTGCTACTTCTGGCCCAGAATTGTGGCACAGAATATGTAAAAGTGTATTCCCATTTTGATCAGTGACATCAAGATTTGCGCCAAGTTTGATCAAAGCTTTCACTAACTTTGCATTGATTGGAATAGTAGTACATGCAATTTGAATAGCCGTTAGGCCGATATCTGTTTTGGCTTCTAAGTATTCTTTGAGATCTTCACCGATTCTTTTGACGAGAATTTCTAGAACAGCCATTGGAAGTTCCGAATTTTCGCAAATGTAGTGTAGAGATGTGTATTTATCATTATTTTGTGCCATAACCAATCCCCAAGGGTTTTGGCTTTTGGCTATAATGGCTTCAATAATCTCTGCAGACATTTCGGGATTTTCACACGCGTTGTGGAGAGGCGAATTTTCGTTATGATCCACATAATCCACATCAGCGCCTAGGTCGAATAAAACTTGAAACAGTTCTAATGAAGGATTTTCTCTTAAAGCGAGCAAATGTAAAGGCGTTTCCTCCTTCTCATTATGGGAATTAATCGTCTCAGGTTTTGCTAATAGTTGAATACAACGAGATGTAGCAGAAGGATTTCTGCAGGCGAAATGTAAAGGAGATTCGTTGTTACAATCGGTTAAATCACAATTTGCTCCCATTTCTAGTAATAGAGAGACAACGTCGAGATTAATTGGATTCGCTAGCAGGGCAATATGTAGGGCAGTACGGCCAGCAAGATCTTGATGATTGACTAGATCAAAAGAAGCATCTTGTTTTTTACCTGTCGATAGCAAAAGCTTGATAATCGTTGGATCGATATTAGAAGTAGCACAGGCGATATGCAGCGGGGAGCTATTTTCAAGGTTAGGAATAAAAACATTAGCTCCGTATTTGAGTAGGATTTGAATGTTATGCGGATTTGGATTAGATTCAAGGCAAATATGGAGTGGTGTTTCTCCTGTTGTATTTTGAAAATCCAGAGCTTTAGGATCTGCCCTTAAAGTCAACTGAATGAGGTACTCCAATTGCTGTGGCGTTAAGTGTTTATTTGAACAAGCGCACGGAAGAATAGATTCATTTCTAGCTAAATCTGAACTCAAAAAAACAAGACTTGCTCCAGCGTCGACTAACACGCGAATGCTTTTAAGATCTACTGGATTGCGCAAACAAACGATTTCAAGAGGCGACAACCCTTCTTGATCACCCTCGTTTACATATTCCTTTAGGGAAGAATGATCATTTGTATTTTTAATAAAAAAATTTAAAATGCGGTGGTCCAAGCTAGGATTTTTGCAGAGATGATGAAGGAGGTTTCCTGCTGTTGTCCTCGCCCCTAATTTATGCAAGAATAAGACCGTGTTTGGGTTAACAGGTTTTGCCTGACAAGCGACTTCCAAGGCATTTTTTCCATTTAAGGTTGTATTAAGATACTCGGATATGTCTTGCTCATATCTTCCCGCTTCAATGATAACTTTTAGAGTCGATTCTTTCATGCCTGGGTGTTGGCAGGCAAAGTGCAAATAGGAGAGATCAGTTGGATCGATGTGGATCGATGCGGGTTTCGTTGATTAAAAGTTCAATGACTTTTGGATTAATCTTTGCTTGCAAAGCCACACCGAGAGCCGTTTGTTCGGAAGATTGTAAATTGATATAGGCGTCAAAATTGACATCTTCATTTTTAACCGCTGAAATAATTTTTTGGACAGCTTCCGGGGTCGCATCTTGACTTCGACAAATTAGGTGTAGTAGAGACCCCCATTGAACATGAGTTACACTCGCTTTAGCTCCCTTTGAAATAAGATAATCAATGATTTCCGGGTGACTTGCATGTTTGAAACTTGCAGCTTGGAGAGCACAAATTTGGTTTTCATCAGTTTGATTCAGATAAGCATGGATGAGACCTTTTCTTTCTGCTGCTTCGACGATGGCTTTAATATCTTCTAAGGAAGCGTGTTTATTAAAGCAGGCTATTAGTAAAGGGGATTGGGTTTTTTTATTTAAAAAAACATCAGCTCCTTTATCAATGAGAGGTTTAATGAACGATGCATTCAATTCACAGGCTTTCATTAAAAGCGTCTTCCCTGTGTCATCTTGTTCATTGATTAGGTCTGTAGGGTTGTATGTTTTTGCTAGAAGATTTAGTAAAAAGGTGAAACCTTCCACAGGATTAGAAGGATTACTGCATAAGAGGGAAAGGAGATTGGATTCAGGTATAGCGCCATTTTCCACGAGAATTTCGATATATTGCGGATTATGAGTGCAGGCTATGTCTAAAGGTTTTCGACCAAGTACATCACTTTGCTCCAGATTGGAGGTTTGATAATGTTTTGCATAATGCAAGAGTGTTGCAATAACAGAGGGATTGTTGCTGTGTCCACATGCAATGTGAAGAGCTGAAAGTTTTTGGGTATTTGTGTGTTCAAGAAATGCTTTTGGGTCCATCACATTTTCTAAAACAAATTGAATGACTTCGGGCGAGATATTGGATTCGCAGGCATAATGTAAAATAGAATTGCCATGCTTGTCTAGAGCATAAATATTGGCATTCAAACTTAATAATTTTTTAATAAGATCTAAATTAATGACTTTTGCAATAAAAAGAGTGTGAAAGATATGATGATTTTCATAGTCGCAGTCATTGATGTTGGCACCAGCCTGGAGGAGTTCCCGAAAATGTTCAAATGCTGGTGAAGAATGCTTGCTAAGGAAAAGGATAGCCGACAGACCTAAAGGATTTTTTATGCAGGGATTCGCTCCATTTTGCACAAGAGTGGCGATAAGGTGTGGTGAACTTTGACAGGCGTACATTAAAGGTGTATTCCCATTCTTGTCTGGGATATTAACGAAGTCTTTATTTTCTTGTATTTCAGCAAGTTTGGTAATTAAATTTTGTAAAACATCAGGTGCTGTCTGAGGGTTAAAGCATGCCCCAAAAAAAGCGTCTTTAGCTGGAATCGCATTGTGTTGTAAGAGTGGTACTATAAGCTTAGGATTTCTTTGGCTAGCAATAAATAAAGGTGTCTGGTGTTGGCCATCTCTAAAATTAACATCGGCACCAAGCTCAATGAAAAGCTTGATTAATTCATGGCTTGTGTATGGATTATGGCAAAGATAAATTAAAGATTTTTTGATGGAATTTGGATGAATAAGATTTGACTTGTGTAAATTTTTAATTGAATCGGGGGTGGATGTCATGAGAATATGTTCAATTGGAGCAACACTTCTCAAAGTGCAGGCACTAGAATTCTTTTGATCTAATTGTTGCCTATTTATAGCTGAGGCGAAGATTTCAAAGGTTGCGATATCAAGTCGACCTTTTTTTGATTTTTTTATACAGTCAATAATTTTATTAAAGGTATTTATTTCACCATTATTGACTAGTAATTTTTGGGCCAATTCAGATATAAAATTCTCTGATTCATTTATGTTTTTAATAATTAGTTCTTCAGGACTATTTATTACCCAATCGCAAAAATTCGGATTAATTTCACCAAAAGTTGGGTTCATGCTGGTACTCCTTGAATAAAAATTAATCCGTAAGTGTCTAATATTTAATTTTAATTAAAGATGAAAAGAATGGATTAATTTAAATTATTGTAAATATTAATTTTGTATGATTAGATGAAATTATATAGTACATAAACATTACTATCAAATATTGTTATAGTATAGTGGTAAATTTATGGGTTTTAAAAATATTTTATTTATTTTAATTTCCGGTTTGAACTTTACAACTATTGCTTTTGGTTTGGATATTGAAAATAATCCTTATCAACTCTTTAAAGACGCAGCAATCAACTCTACTGTTGGAACACCTTGGAAAGCGAAAAAACATCAGGAGCTAATTCAACAAGTGACAGCAGCACGACCTGATATTGTAAAAGTCAAAACGCTTGCGTATCCCATCTCTGAGGAAAACCTAAAAGAGCTATATGGAAATCAAACGTCCGTTCCTTTTTTTGCTTACAGCAGCTTAATCGATAAAGGTTCTCCTACTGCAAAAACGATTAGTTCACAAGCACTTGAAACATTAACTCCTGCGGTCGCTTTTGGAATTCAACGTGTTTTTAATCGGGAAATGCCATCAAATGTCGCCGAAAAATGGGGAAATGTCAGAAGATCCAACGATGTGGCTGTTCTCAATGTCTTTGTGAAAAATGATGCGGTGCTTAATGGTGTACTCCTTCAATTACCCTTACCCGATTTATTGACCTTGACCAAAGGGGAAGTGGGGTACGATTTAATGCCTGTACTTGTTGTGCGATGGAATGATGCATTGGATGAATCAAAACCGGCGGAGCTTATCCTTGCATATACTTTAATCGCTCCAGATTATAAAGGAACAGGAGATCGCTACACCAATGACAAAATCAATCCTATTCCTGGATATGTCAAATTTCTCCAGAATGGATTAAAAAATTTTGGTGAAGATTACGAGGCGATGTGGTGGGCAACAACATTTTTGGCAGACAAAAAAACCTTGATCAATGAAATGCCTGATCATGAAGTTAATATGGCACTGGAAACGATAAACGAGATTCCGAATAAGAAGCAATGAGATGTTATGCGTTCCTAGTCACAAGCTGGCACCAGGAAACGATCTGTTAGCGTGGAAGCTTAAATGTTGTTTCGGCAATGTTTTTCGCTAAAAGGCCCAGATTCCGTTATCTGTGCTCAGCTTGTGAAAAGGAACCCATGGCATCTCAAATTTTAGAATTCAATTTTCAAAAATAATAGAAATCCTAGCAGCATGGTAAAAAAGCCTATAACACGCTTTAGATAATTCTCGTTAAATTTACTTATTAAGAAGACTGAGAAAGGAACCGAAGAAAGTGCCCCGAATAACATGGGAGCTAGAAGTTCAGGTTTAGTAAATTCTCCCTGCGTTCGAAATAAAATCACGGATAATAGGCAGGTAAAAGCTTCGGCAAAGGAAGTAATCCCGACCGCTGATTTACCTTGGACACCGCTTAAAATTTGTCCACTCGTTACAAGAGGACCGTAACCGCCTCCGCTAATGGCTTTATTAAAGGCAGCCACAATGGCTAATAAAGCCATTTTCCAATTCCTATATTCCAATACTTGATTGGCAAAAACAACCACAAAAAGTCCAGATATAAAGACAATGCATCCGATCAGCATGATGATCAAGTTCTCGGGCAAGATTTGAACGGTATAAACACCCAAACTTAAGCCAACCATACTTGTTGCGGCCAATAAAACAGCGCGATTAAAATGCACACCATTAAATTTAAGATCGACATTTTCAATTTGGTCATGGAAATAAGCTGAAGCAAAGCCCGTAAATAATTCTGATAAAAGAATCGTAGGGACGATGTCGAGAGGATGATAGCCCATCAATAAAAGTGTTGACGTTAGAATCGTTCCATATCCCATTCCAAGCCCGCTATCGACAAATTCACAAAAAAAAGAGACTAGAATTAAGACTACAAAACTTTTGTCAAAAGAAAGAGAGTAGAGGGAACTATACCCCATAAAAATGATGGCAAGGACCGCCAACCAAAGGAAACCTTTTAAAGAAAAATGCATGTCAATCCGTCCAAATGCTTTAGATGTCAATGAGCTTACGCAGATTGGCCCGCTGCCTTTGATCAGTTTGGCATACCGTTTAGTCAAATTCAAGAATATTTATGATAAATTTGAATGAGATAAAAAAACGTTGACTTTCCCAAAAAGACCGGCAAAAGTGAGGTTTTAAGCATGATTTTAAAAACATATCTAAAGGATCGCTCATGAAGACACTCCTATCTCTATTTTTATTTTTAATGATTTCAATCAATTCAACTTACGCCATAGACGAAGTGCAAGGATTTTGGAAAAGTGTCGATGATGAAACCGGAAGAATTCAAAGTATCGTAGCGATTTATGAATATGAGGGGAAATATTTTGGACGCATCATTGCCACATATGGTCACAACGGTGAAATTGCAGATTCGATCGAATCTCCTAAAACACGCGCCGCAGGAGTTCAAGGAAACCCCTTTTTTTCAGGGATGGATATCATGTGGAATCTTAAAAAAAATGGGGAGAAATACACAGATGGAAAAATCTTAGATCCCGACCATGGAAGAGTTTATGATGCGCAAATGTGGCCAAAAAATGGGAACTTAATTGTAAGAGGCCAAATCTTTTTCTTTGGACGTAATCAAACGTGGTTGCCAGTTGCAGAGCATGATTTTCCAAGAGAATTAAAAAAACCCGATTTAAAAGAGTTGGTCCCTGTAATCCCCAAAGTGAATCGGGTAAAAAGCTCAAAAAAATAGTTTATGTGTTGTTCGAAAATTCTCCTTTTTGCAACATGCGATTAGTATAGAAATTATTATATAAAATCCATGATTGAGGATGTTAAAATGAAATATATTTACGAATTTATTGGAACTTTTTTTCTTGTCTTAACTGTTGGAATGACAGCGCTAGAACCTGGCGCCGGGCCACTAGCTCCTTTGGCCGTTGGGGCCGCTTTAGCCGTGATGGTTTATGCAGGGGGGCATATTTCAGGAGGACATTATAATCCGGCTGTTTCTCTGGCTGTTTATTTGAGAGAACGTCTTACGACAAAAGATCTATGGTTGTATTGGGTCGCTCAATTTTTGGGTGGTGCCTTAGCTGCTCTTTTGACTGCCTATTTTAAAAGCGGATTTGCGCAGGCCCCCCTAACAATTGATGCAGCTAAAGCTTTAATCGCAGAGTTTCTCTTTACCTTCGCTCTTTGCTATGTTGTATTAAATGTGGCCACTGCTCGTGCGACCCAAGGCAATTCCTATTATGGTTGGGCGATTGGATTCACAGTTCTAGTGGGGGCATATGCTGTAGGAACGCTTTCAGGAGCGGCTTTTAATCCAGCTGTTGCATTAGGAATCTCTCTTTTAAAGATCAGTGCTTGGACCAATTTTTGGATTTTCTTAGTCGCTAACTTTTTAGGAGGAGCTGCTGCTGCCTATGTATTTAAAGCCGCTCATCCCAACGAGTAATTAACAAAAGGTGATGATGAACAATTTACCAAAAGAAAGCCTTATACAGTCGACACATGATCCACTGGTCCATCAACTGAGCAAAATTATTGTGTATTGTGTTAAGTTTTTGGCTATTCTGATGGTGATTGTCGTCATCTGGTCGTTAGTCGATGTTGTTGTCCATCTTTACGAGAATATCGTTTCGTCGGTGACATCGAGGTTTAGTACAGAAAGGCTTTTATCTACTTTAGGATCCTTCTTAGCGGTACTTATTGCGATTGAGATTTTTTTAAACATTATTTTTTATTTAAAGAAAGATGCTATTCATGTGCCCCTTGTTTTAGCTACAGCTTTAACCGCCGTTGCTCGAAAGGTGATCATTTTAGATTACTCGAAAGCACTAGCGCCGGAATTGTATGCGACAGCTGCCTTGATCCTCTCATTAGGCATTACGTATTGGTTAGTCACTAAAAATGAAGTCTCATGAAGAGCACAAAGAGAAGGAACTCTTTGTGCTCTTGATCTCTCCTATTCCCAATGGACTCTTTTGAGAATCACCTTGAAAATGTGAGGCGATGCTGCCGAATCGGAAGAAGTATTTGTATTGGGTAATGTACTTTGAATTCCACCCACAATATATCCAATGACAGAGGAATGTCTGCTCAATTGATCCAATTTGATCACGCCATTTCCATAAGCAGGTAAATCATCGACAGGAATAAATTGTCCTGCGGCTCCAAATAGAAGAGGGCTTCCAGGATTTGATTGCGAGGACAAGATCACCGGATATTGCTGCTTTAAAATGAATTGTTTAAAATCCCCTTTTTTATTCAGGCGAATTGCAGAAATTTGATTGATGAAAGGAAGTTCTGGATTTGTTTGGAATTGCCCATTCTCAAAAAAACCATAGCTGATTCCACCAAAAAATAGCACGTACATGTCATCTGTATGATTTGAATAAAGTGGCAAGGTTGGGCAAACATACTGATTCATGGCTTGCTTAAATGTTTCTGGATTCTCAGGGTCATCCATTGAAGCTTTACCTTTAGTATTGATGATCACAGGTACTGTCCATGCACCACCTGTCAGAGTGAAGACACCACCAAAGGCAGCATAATCTTGCAAAGGAACTCCCAAGACGTGGTGGACGATCGGGACAACATTTAAGTCTCTTCGTCGATAAGCGGGATCTTGCTTTTTAGGTACAGCGTGGTGGACATCGACTGACAGTTTTTTCCCGTTATCGTGGATTCTAAATCGTCTCACCTGTTCACTATATTGTCCATTGCTGCTTGGTGTATAAAAGCCTTCAAAATTTTGACCAAAAACGAGTAGCGTTTCTCCCTTCTTGGTTCTTGTCATATATCCACCCGTGATTTGGAAAACGGGATTATGGATTTGACGCACATGGTGAGCAAGTGTTTCCTTTGGATAAGGTCTAATGACCCAATGCATCAAGCCTCCTAAGTCAATGGCTGTCAGGGTATCTTTTGTACTGAACTCGCCAGTAGCCGTATCAACACCATACCCACCAGTGATGTAGAGAACCCCATCGTGCTGATAAAATTGTGCACTTGTAACCGATAGGTGGTCGACTTGCTGTTGGGTGAGTCCAGATGTAGGATCGGTTAAGGATTTGGAATATACAGTTTTGGTGCTGGGATCCACGACATAAACCATGGTGTTTTGCTCAGAAGGAGGAAAGTTATTGTTGTCGTTATTGAATCCATGCAATCCATTTGTACGCCCTGCTAGAAGAACGAATCTGCCGCTAAAACTAGCAGATACAAAAGATTGAATGCCGTAAGGTAAAGAAAAATCGGCGAGTTCCAATTTGACCCGAAAAGGTAATTTATCCCCGGAGGAGACATGGCTGACCGTAGGTGTTTGATTGTCACCGAAAGCCGTGTGGCACCATCCACATGCCAAAAATATAAGGAAAAGGTAATAGTGCGAGTAGCGTTGTAGCATAGTGAATCCCATTTTTTAATTTGAATAAAGCAGAAATGTGAAAAGTCACAAATCCGCTGTTAGGCAATAAAAAAACAAGCATCTTCAATGGTTGAAATTTCGTCAATCATTTTAAAAAAACCACTTGATGTAAACTCTTCGTTACTTTTAAGGCTACAACCGTGCACGTTTTTCCATGGTTTCATAGAGAATGTTGTAAAGTCGAGGCAACCGTGTACGGAAATTTTCATTCTTTAAAAGTTGATTGACAAATGGAAGCGTTTCAAGAAAATGCATCTCTAATTCAGTCAAAAGAAGCATCAAGCAGATATCCTTCAGTGAATACTCGCTCAATTTATAAAGGCTCAGGATTTGCCTATGTCTTTCAGTGCTATTAAAAGATTTCTGACCAGTGATGCTTCCCAAATTGTCATTTGCAATGCCGAGCAAGCTATAGGTCGCTATCTTGAGTTTTAGCAAGGGGGAAATACTCATGCCTAACAGAATAAAGTTGTAATCTAACGTTTTTTGAAAACAAGTGGCCTCCATGTTTTCCCAGGTTAGAGTCATATGAGGATAAGCTAATTTAATGATATCGAGGGGGGATTGGTTGCAATCCAGTTTTAAAAAATTTGATGTAATAGCGTTAATGAAAACCATGAGATATTTTATGTCAGATAAAGGAAATTGAACCTTGATACTTTGAGAAAAATTGATTGCAGAAGAAGGGGCTGTTTTTAAATGGGGGAATTCCAAGGCGATTAAATGTGGAATGAGCGAAAACAAACCATACAGTTTAACCCAGCGGCTATTCAGATTTTTACCTTGAAAATGCATTGTCAGCACAGTTGCATTATCGTGTGAAATCCGCATTTTTAATGTTAAAACGTAGTCTGGATAGCGGATATTCCAAACCATTTCAATATTCTTTGCATAGTCTGCATGGTAATGTTTGGACACATGTGTAATATGGCTGTTGTGTAATAGCTGGCCTAACTCTTTCTCAAACTGCATTAAAAGTGGATGTGAAATAGGCGTACTTTTAAGCTTTAAATACGAAAGAATCGTACGGGTGTTTGCTCTACATAAAGCATAAACATCTTGCAGCGAGTTAGGCAAAATGGGAGAGATGGCTTCAAAAAAAATATGAGAACCTATTGCCGCAGTTTCTACACTAAAACCATCTGTGTATGCAAATGTTTGATTTTTTAAGGTGTTTAATTTGTCTTGAAGTTCTTGTAAATAATTAGGGAAATGAGAATCTTCATTTTCGCAAAGCAATAACAATTTTTCTTCTTCTTTGCTAATCAAGTTGAAACAGTGTTTAAATAGCAAATAGGTTTGTTCCACAAATGGATAAACCTCATTCTGCACTTGTAGAGAGGTTTTGAAAGGATGGTTTTCATGCAGTCGATGTTCGAGATAGAATAAAAAGTTAACGAGGACATATTTTTCAGTTTCGTTTAGCAAGCATCCATATTTTTCTAAAAAGGTATTTGTCGATTGTAGACAATCCATAAGCTCCTGAAAAGTATTGGCTGCACCAAGCAAATGGATTTGTTGTCGAATCCAATCACGATACTCCTTCCCAATCGCATAATGCTCAGAAGAAGGTAAAAAAAGGATGGGCAGAATGGTTAACTTAAACCAGAAAAATGATTTAGCATGCTTCAAACGATCGTAAATTAAAATTTTCCAATGTTTGCATGTTCTTGCTGCCTGCATTAAGGTGTCGGGTGAGGCTTCTTCAAGAAGCATGCGAAAAATATGAACTAAGGTTTCGTTGGGGAGTGAATGAATGGGAGATAAAAATGTTCTAGGATATACAGGTGATCCACTTAATTCTCTACAGTCCATAGCAAAAGACCTTTCTTAAATGATTAATTTAGAAATTTCTTCAAAGTATATATAGATTTTTGTAAGGGCTCATTATCTTTTGTAGCTTCTTCACAAGCATCTATAAGTGAAGTAAAGGCATTTTTAAATGCATCAAAATGTTTATTCTCATTTTTAAATGTTTGGTAATGATCACAAATTAGCTCTAAAAGGGCATACGCTTGGTTAGAAAGCTGTTTATCGGGATTTGCTAAACCATTTGCAAATGTTTGCGAAATCATGACAGAGATCCGCATTTCCGCGTACTTTTCTGCATTTTTCACTAAAAATCCGATTAAACAGTGTCCTGCAAGCAAGAGTGCTTTTTCATTTACAATGTTTTTTATGTATAAATCTTGCAAGTCTTTTATGATCGAATCATATTTTTTTAAAACTTCTAAATGGAGTTCTCGTTTGTCTAAGTTTTGGGTCTGTTCTAAGGGCAGTTTGACTTTATTTTTGTAAGGTAGAAATAAAGAAAATTTATTTTTTTGATAGAGCTTTATGGCTGTATCAAAAAAAAGTTGTTGATCCTGGTTTTCGATCACTTGCGCCATTCCAAGAGCAAGCCATTGAGGATTTTTATAGGAAATAGCGATTTCTATTGCTTCCCCAGTTTTTCCTTGTTCAAGGCTGTGCTGGATGTACAAGTTGATCTCTTTATGCTTTTGAAGGGCTTGAGTTAAGGTTTTAACAACATTCGGCATTTTTTCTGCAATTTTGGGATGCGTGCATAAGAATTC
This portion of the Parachlamydia acanthamoebae genome encodes:
- a CDS encoding phosphate-starvation-inducible PsiE family protein, whose amino-acid sequence is MNNLPKESLIQSTHDPLVHQLSKIIVYCVKFLAILMVIVVIWSLVDVVVHLYENIVSSVTSRFSTERLLSTLGSFLAVLIAIEIFLNIIFYLKKDAIHVPLVLATALTAVARKVIILDYSKALAPELYATAALILSLGITYWLVTKNEVS
- a CDS encoding F-box protein, translating into MDCRELSGSPVYPRTFLSPIHSLPNETLVHIFRMLLEEASPDTLMQAARTCKHWKILIYDRLKHAKSFFWFKLTILPILFLPSSEHYAIGKEYRDWIRQQIHLLGAANTFQELMDCLQSTNTFLEKYGCLLNETEKYVLVNFLFYLEHRLHENHPFKTSLQVQNEVYPFVEQTYLLFKHCFNLISKEEEKLLLLCENEDSHFPNYLQELQDKLNTLKNQTFAYTDGFSVETAAIGSHIFFEAISPILPNSLQDVYALCRANTRTILSYLKLKSTPISHPLLMQFEKELGQLLHNSHITHVSKHYHADYAKNIEMVWNIRYPDYVLTLKMRISHDNATVLTMHFQGKNLNSRWVKLYGLFSLIPHLIALEFPHLKTAPSSAINFSQSIKVQFPLSDIKYLMVFINAITSNFLKLDCNQSPLDIIKLAYPHMTLTWENMEATCFQKTLDYNFILLGMSISPLLKLKIATYSLLGIANDNLGSITGQKSFNSTERHRQILSLYKLSEYSLKDICLMLLLTELEMHFLETLPFVNQLLKNENFRTRLPRLYNILYETMEKRARL